A DNA window from Vigna angularis cultivar LongXiaoDou No.4 chromosome 1, ASM1680809v1, whole genome shotgun sequence contains the following coding sequences:
- the LOC108322938 gene encoding uncharacterized protein LOC108322938, with product MADSSGTTLMDLITADPTTATTSSSSSATSTASTAPSSLPSALGKPLAEKRSKRAALLQIQNDTISAAKAALHPVRTNIMPQKQKKKPVSYSQLARSIHELAATSDQKSSQRQLVHQVFPKLAVYNSVDPSLAPSLLMLNQQCEDRSVLRYVYYYLARILSDTGSQGLSTGGGIPTPNWDALADIDAVGGVTRADVVPRIVEQLTAASTNSETEFHARRLQSLKALTYAPETNSEILSRLYEIVFGILEKVGDAQQKRKRGILGAKGGDKDSIIRSNLQYAALSALRRLPLDPGNPAFLHYAVQGISFADPVAVRHALEIVSEIATRDPYAVAMALGKHVQPGGALQDILHLHDVLARVSLAKLCCTISRARALDERPDIRSQFNSVLYQLLLDPSERVCFEAILCVLGKYDNTERTEERATGWYRLTREILKLPDASSKESSKDKSQKMKRPQPLIKLVMRRLESSFRSFSRPVLHAAARVVQEMGKSRAAAFAMGIQDVEEGANINSFADSTDYNDSDESTHPESIRRTSSVSNGTAGRDTVAGLLASLMEVVRTTVACECVYVRAMVLKALIWMQGPFDSFDELESIIASELSDPAWSAALLNDVLLTLHARFKASPDMAVTLLEIARIFATKVPGKVDADVLQLLWKTCLVGAGPDGKHKALEAVTIVLDLPPPQPGSMLGFTSVDKVSASDPKSALALQRLVQAAVWFLGENANYAASEYAWESATPPGTALMMLDADKMVAAASSRNPTLAGALTRLQRCAFNGSWEIRIIAAQALTTMAIRSGEPFRLQIYEFLHTLAQGGLQSQFSDMHLSNGEDQGASGTGLGVLLSPMIKVLDEMYRAQDDLIKEIRSHDNAKKEWTDDELKKLYETHERLLDLVSLFCYVPRTKYLPLGPISAKLIDIYRTRHNISASTGLSDPAVATGISDLVYESQPPLAEPDALDDDLVNAWAANLGDDGLWGNNAPAMTRVNEFLAGAGTDAPEVDEENMISRPSVSYDDMWAKTLLEPSELEEDDAKSLGSSSPDSTGSVETSISSHFGGMSYPSLFSSRPSGYSQTTDKATASRGGGPSMYEGLGSPIREEPPSYSSSVMQRHESFENPLAGNGSQSFESQDDERVPSGNPQFGSALYDFTAGGDDELSLTAGEDVEIEYEVDGWFYVKKKRPGRDGKMAGLVPVLYVSQS from the exons ATGGCT GATTCGTCGGGAACAACACTCATGGATCTGATAACGGCAGACCCTACGACGGCGACAACGTCATCGTCGTCTTCGGCCACATCTACGGCGTCGACGGCACCGTCATCTCTGCCCTCGGCGTTAGGTAAGCCTCTGGCGGAGAAGAGATCGAAGAGAGCGGCGTTGCTCCAGATCCAGAATGATACCATTTCTGCTGCCAAAGCTGCTTTGCATCCAGTTAGGACCAATATCATGCcgcaaaaacaaaagaaaaag CCAGTTTCTTATTCACAACTCGCTAGAAGCATTCACGAACTAGCTGCCACTTCTGATCAG AAAAGTTCTCAACGGCAATTAGTGCATCAAGTGTTTCCGAAACTTGCAGTGTATAATTCTGTGGACCCTTCATTGGCTCCCTCTCTTCTTATG CTTAATCAGCAGTGTGAAGATAGAAGTGTTCTTCGATATGTCTATTACTACCTGGCCAGAATTTTGTCTGACACTGGTTCCCAAGGTTTGAGCACCGGTGGTGGGATACCCACTCCTAACTGGGATGCTCTGGCTGATATTGATGCAGTTGGAGGTGTTACTCGAGCTGATGTTGTGCCTAGAATAGTAGAGCAGCTTACTGCAGCATCCACTAACTCTGAAACTGAAT TTCATGCTCGAAGATTGCAATCCTTGAAGGCACTTACATATGCTCCGGAAACCAACTCTGAAATTTTGTCCAGATTGTATGAAATTGTTTTTGGCATACTAGAGAAG GTTGGTGATGCTCAGCAAAAGCGAAAGAGGGGCATACTTGGGGCTAAAGGTGGTGATAAAGAT TCTATCATCCGAAGCAATCTACAATATGCTGCCTTAAGTGCTTTGAGAAGGCTCCCTCTGGATCCTGGAAATCCAGCATTTCTGCATTATGCTGTACAAGG GATTTCATTTGCTGATCCAGTTGCTGTGAGACATGCTCTTGAAATTGTTTCTGAGATAGCTACCAGGGATCCTTATGCGGTTGCTATGGCCTTAG GAAAGCATGTTCAGCCTGGAG GGGCATTACAAGATATTCTTCATTTGCACGATGTTTTGGCTAGAGTTTCTCTGGCAAAGTTGTGCTGTACAATATCAAGGGCTAGAGCTTTAGATG AGAGACCAGATATTAGATCCCAGTTCAATTCAGTGCTCTACCAGCTTCTGTTGGATCCTAGTGAAAGAGTCTGTTTTGAGGCAATTTTATGTGTACTAGGAAAATATGATAACACTGAGAG GACCGAGGAGCGTGCAACTGGGTGGTATCGTTTGACCAGGGAAATTCTCAAGTTACCAGATGCATCATCAAAAGAAAGTTCTAAAGATAAATCTCAGAAGATGAAACGTCCTCAGCCTCTTATAAAACTTGTAATGAGAAG GTTAGAGAGTTCTTTCCGTAGCTTTTCTAGACCTGTGCTTCATGCAGCAGCTAGAGTTGTACAGGAGATGGGGAAAAGTCGGGCTGCTGCCTTTGCAATGGGCATACAGGATGTTGAAGAAGGAGCAAATATCAATTCTTTTGCTGATTCTACAGATTACAATGATTCAGATGAGAGCACACATCCTGAAA GCATTCGAAGGACTTCTTCAGTATCTAATGGAACTGCTGGCAGAGATACTGTTGCTGGTTTGTTGGCCTCATTGATGGAAGTGGTACGGACGACTGTTGCCTGTGAATGTGTTTATGTACGAGCCATGGTGCTCAAGGCATTAATCTGGATGCAAGGTCCGTTTGACTCATTCGATGAACTAGAGTCTATTATTGCATCAGAACTTTCTGATCCAGCTTGGTCAGCAGCACTTTTGAACGATGTACTACTCACCTTGCATGCTCGGTTTAAG GCTTCCCCAGATATGGCTGTTACTCTTCTTGAAATTGCGAGGATATTTGCCACTAAAGTTCCAGGAAAGGTTGACGCTGATGTGTTACAACTGCTTTGGaag ACTTGTCTTGTTGGAGCTGGTCCTGATGGGAAACATAAAGCTTTAGAAGCAGTCACAATTGTACTTGATCTACCACCTCCGCAGCCTGGGTCTATGCTTGGTTTTACTTCAGTGGACAAGGTGTCTGCATCTGACCCAAAATCTGCTCTTGCGTTACAAAGACTAGTCCAAGCTGCA GTATGGTTTCTTGGGGAAAATGCAAATTATGCTGCATCTGAATATGCTTGGGAATCTGCCACCCCACCTGGTACTGCTTTGATGATGTTAGATGCTGATAAAATGGTAGCTGCTGCCAGTTCTCGTAATCCTACTCTAGCGGGTGCCTTGACGAGGCTCCAGAGGTGTGCATTCAATGGCAGTTGGGAG ATTAGAATTATTGCTGCTCAGGCTCTCACAACAATGGCAATTAGGTCTGGTGAACCTTTCAGGTTACAGATTTATGAGTTTCTGCACACTTTGGCGCAAGGTGGTCTTCAGTCCCAGTTCTCTGATATGCATCTTAGTAATGGAGAAGATCAAGGAGCAAGTGGTACAGGCCTTGGAGTTTTATTAAGTCCAATGATAAAGGTTTTGGATGAGATGTATAGAGCACAAGATGATTTGATCAA GGAAATACGCAGTCATGACAATGCTAAGAAAGAATGGACTGATGATGAACTTAAGAAACTATATGAAACCCATGAAAGACTGCTAGATCTTGTTTCATTGTTTTGTTATGTTCCAAGAACAAAGTATCTTCCTCTGGGCCCGATAAG tgcCAAACTCATTGACATCTATAGAACTCGCCACAATATTAGTGCATCCACTGGTTTGAGTGATCCAGCTGTTGCCACTGGTATATCTGACCTTGTTTATGAATCCCAACCACCACTTGCTGAGCCTGATGCACTTGATGATGACCTAGTAAATGCCTGGGCAGCAAACCTTGGTGATGATGGCTTATGGGGAAACAATGCACCAGCAATGACTAGG GTAAATGAATTTCTGGCAGGTGCTGGAACAGATGCCCCAGAAGTTGACGAAGAGAATATGATCTCTAGGCCTTCAGTTAGCTATGATGATATGTGGGCAAAAACACTTCTAGAACCTTCAGAGCTAGAG GAAGATGACGCAAAATCGTTGGGATCATCATCTCCAGATTCAACAGGATCAGTTGAGACTTCAATATCATCTCACTTTGGTGGAATGAGCTATCCTTCACTGTTTAGTTCGCGTCCATCCGGATATTCACAAACTACG GATAAGGCAACAGCAAGCCGAGGTGGTGGCCCCTCTATGTATGAGGGTCTTGGTTCTCCG ATAAGAGAAGAGCCTCCATCATATTCATCATCTGTCATGCAAAGACACGAGTCATTTGAGAATCCCCTAGCAGGAAATGGGTCGCAGAGTTTTGAGTCTCAAGATGACGAACGTGTACCATCCGGAAATCCTCAATTTGGAAGTGCACTTTATGACTTCACAGCAGGAGGAGACGATGAA TTGAGTTTAACCGCGGGAGAAGATGTTGAGATCGAGTATGAAGTAGATGGCTGGTTTTAT GTTAAGAAGAAACGCCCTGGTAGGGATGGCAAGATGGCTGGATTGGTCCCTGTTTTATATGTTAGTCAATCTTGA